The Helianthus annuus cultivar XRQ/B chromosome 11, HanXRQr2.0-SUNRISE, whole genome shotgun sequence region GTCAACAGAGCTTAAAGAAAATGACGTCAGCTATCGTAAGCTCATAATTACAAACTCTTTTTCCAAGATAATAATAGTTCAAGTAAAGATATAAATATCTTTTCCAAACTATTCATCCACCCAAAAGTCGGAAGATATCCAAAGAGCAAACGAGAAATCTTCTCATAGAAGATTCCCAACTTTCGCGCCCAAAAGCATTTCCCTCTCATAAGTCCAATGCTCCACTTActtgcataagagcaacacttgactggggggacttgaaggggtaagatCCTAAAAACTTTGTAACAAGTACttaggaccataccacaacctcgtcTTTCAGCCCCTTTTTTGACCTTGCACGGCCTcgcactggtcctacaaagaaGGCTCAAGAAACGGATAGCAGACAACActcgcgcgcccaaaggaaatCATAAATCTTTGCGCTTTCCTCCATAAAGCAAAGGATGAAATTCCTGAGATAAACACCTCCCGCTGAATAAATACCCAGACTTGGGGATTTATTTAGGTTGACTCCACACGATAAAGAGTCACACCAGATTGCAACAGAATCTTCTAGAAGGACCAaatcgtgcaccaccagacgTTTATAACCGTCTAGCCACGTGTCACCATCCCAGGCTCCCCTAAAGTCACAATGATAACATGTAATTGGAGAGAAacctccacttgatcactttcTACGTGGCAAACCCTAGCCATAGATCCaaatcacgatccgtgtgcacttACATCGGATCAAGAAACTTAAGggaaggaaatgtaaccgcttacggggttagcatcttccgttaacttttcaccaacaggttttcccgcccaaaactctcggctataaatatgagaacaaTTAAGGTATGAAAtccaagttacacacacttcttcaatacttcatcttcttcattaaacacctacttattctcacaccggagtcgggtcaaggagagaacctccctatccccttgacgaggctaacagTGCTTTGTTTTGCAGAGTTTATCGAAGAAGAAGGTCGGTAACGtcgaatcaaacgagagagaacAAACCTCTTTATGCAGATCCAAACCCCCTAGATACTCCGACCCCGGtcgtttatctagtgtttcttcagccataaaatctctaatcaattgtcataaaagacatcaATACACCACATGAAAAGTTTATCATACTAATAGAAAATTAAACAAGTGACATAAataactctactcaagagtttgtcaCTATATGTAGAATTTAAAAAATTTCCATCAATCTCACTAAATTTCCATTCATCACATTTAAAAAATTTCCAAGAATAAGTAATATATAGAACCAGTAATCTTGTGTTTGAAACTCAAAATTAAACATGGATATAAACCAGTTCATCGGTATGTGCCGGTAATACTAGATTTACTGGCGGTTCGACAACTAAGCAAGTACCCTAATCAAACCGACCTCAATCGTTTTGGTGATGTCTCTGATAGCTGATTCAACCGATAATAGTGGCCAGTTTGAACTGGTtttcaaaacattgtttttaaccTTTTCTTTTCCCATATAACATTAGGTATAAATAATTCTTCACTTAAATTATATATGCGTATATAATCAACATCAACCATGacaattaattttatttttatatgttaCTAATCTTTACGTCGTCAAccaaataatttttttatatgtaactaatctttacaaaaattaaaatataatgaTAATAGTAATATAGGTAGATTGATGAGCTACATATATGTATCTTGTCAATCTAAGtatgtttttttagtttttatctTTTTTGATGATTACTTTCTAATAGAAAAAGTTGAAGATAAAAAGTATAAGAAAGTAACTTAACTTTGATGGTTATTCTTTTAAGTTCCCAACTACATGATTTACTCATAATCCGTACCTTATATATCCTTTATGGTCTGTTTGATATGGagtaatggaatggatgataaaATGCAATGGACgatgtaatggaatggacaacagaatgaaatggatcatttcATTCCATTGTGATTTTTGGTTATCcatatgtgaatagaatgaatcattactttgtacaatttgataaacaaaaaaagaccaagtaacgaaacacaattgtattaaaaatgacaaaaatataattgcttcaataataataacaataataataataataataataatatattagtcgtaaaaaattaataataaattttttgatatatattaatattagtatgaatattagtagtaataataatataaatataataataataataataaaagaaataacAATAGtatatttctttccattccttgaagtAATGGAAAAAAACACCCTCATACCAAGGAATTAAATTGTTATATTTAAAAGGAGTTACATTCCTTTTGAATGCTACATTCTATTATCATATGATAACCAAACATTTTCTTTTCATTTCATTAGAATGATCTATTCCATTCCACCTTTTATTCCTTCGTACCAAACTCAACCTTAATGTAAAATAAAAAGTGAACAATGTGAACAAAGAATATGATGAAATATACAAATGAGTGAAAGTATTATTAATAATTGTAGAAAAACTTATGTTAGGTATCCTAAAAGTAAAATAATTTGAGATGTGACCAGAGAGGCTATACAAGCAATCGACTGGTTttcaattacaaaaaaaaaaaaaaaaaaaaagaaagaaaaaaaaaacctttgaCACATGTATTTGTTTATAATATAACAAACAGTGGTATTGTCTCGTGTGGCAAGAATTCAATCGGTATTGATGCAGTTTGTTACAATATCAGTATGGTACTGATACTTCATATCGTAATCGAAAgagaaaatctaaaaaataaagtCGTGATATGTTCAAAAAAATATCGACACGTGTTTTAAAACCATAAAACAAATACTTGTACTAGTTCCAATAATACCGAAACCGTTTCAATTCGTCATGGTATCACTATCGACACTAGTTATAACTTATGATACAAAAATAAAACATTATTAAACTATTTTATAAGGAGTGTATAAGGGGTGAAATTAAAACTTCAAAAAACACTTCCACACTAATCTACATCTTTAATCATACAATGTTACACCTTTTATATCATTTTTTAATTTAGTTCATCGTCGTTAATAAAAAAAGAGCGTTATTtctttttttaacaatttttttcTTATCCATGTTAGGGCACGTTTAATACAAAACACTTTCAAATAAAGAACTTACACAATCATACAAACAATTTGTACGTAACGCTTGTAAGATAAAGTGAAAGATAGACGATATGTTACGCGATTACATAACTTTATGTATTTAATAGATAAAATAAATCATATAAGTGTTTCTATGATTATTACAAATTTTATGTGTATATACATCTTTATTTACGTGTTATTTATAATATTTACTTACCGTGTTACTCAATCTTTTATATATTTAGTTATAAAATTATTATGCTTTTAGTTTCAGAAaactaaaatttgtggaaaatgCGAACAAAGAATATAATGAAGTAAACAAATTGAAATTTGAAAGTGTGATTAAACAATATCTATAAATTTATGTTGGGTGTAACAAAAGTAAAATAATCTATAGATGTGACTCGACAGGCTGGCACAAGTAATTGACCAGTTATGAATTAATTAAATATTTTGATGCAAATTTGTTTGAGTACGAGATAGTTagaatcaatgttttaaaaagcCGGTTCAAACCAGCCGGTGATACCGATTGAATTGTCTATCAGAACCTGTTAAACTGTCTGGTATATCCGGTTAAATCATCCGATACACTCGATTAAACCGTTTTTAAACCGAATCTATTATGATGTAAAaaccagattttaaaacattggttagAATGCCATTTAGTCACTTTACCTTTATAATTAGACAAGTTCAATACTTTTATACAGTCAACTTAATTAGTGCAAGTCGTCCAAGGTGTAAATCTTGGCAAGTTTTGCATCTAGTCTCATGTGTCCAACTATAATTGGCTATTGATGTTGCAGATACGGCAGTCCAAAAAGCTCGCAACTTGGAGTTCGCTTGGATTTTGTTCAGCAAATGCTCATCCGATATAACTTGGTTTGAAACTGAgtcgagccggctcggctcggttaaaaAGTGAGCCTAGCTTGGCACGTAACGAGCCTAATTAGCTTGATTTGGTTTGCTTGGTAGCTCGGATTATTTGActtgtaatatattttatttttatatacaatataatatattaaaaaaactgattattatttactTGTATTTAGTAATATGACATACTTGAAGGTTGGTTACCATACTAATGAAGGTTGGTTACCATACTTATTTTGtgttgtttaacttgattttggcttgtaatgtattaggtAGAACTTATTTTGGATATGTTTTTTTGAACTATTGAGTAATATTTTAGATTACTGAATTATGAGAGCtatgtattattttttttctttttaaaaattgAGCCAAACCAAGTCGAGCCGAGCCAGTTTGGTTTAAAACAAAGCCAAGCCCGCACTTAGATTTTCAACTCGATTTCAAATCCAAGTCGAGCCAAACCAGCTCGATTTATAATCCAATTGAGCCCAAGCTCGCTCTGGCTCAGCTCATGAATAGCCCTACTCGTAGAGAAATATGTACATTTTCAACTAGTTTTATGCATGTCCGCGTTGCGGGACGTTAGGCCGAATAttttctcaaccaattaaaaaacactaccatagttttgctagaaaaaaaaaaactaaaacgatagcaaaactgtaattttgagctaggaCAAAACTGAATTTATCAGGACCAATGAGCCGGTGCTAGGCAGTTGCATGACATGAATAAAAATTACATCaactcaaccaattaaaaaaaaatatttccatagttttgcaaaaaaaaaaaaaaaaaaaaaaaaaaaaaaaaaaaaaaaaaccttaaaacgatgacaagactgtaaatttgaactgagggtaaaatcataatttgtcaaaagctaaaacaataataatattttaatttttaactgggggcaaaatcgtaatttctAACAGGGGGCATATTCATAATTTTAAAGTAGGGGTAAGATTGTATTTTATTCGGGTCAATAGGGGAGTGCCAGAGAGCACTTGTACatgctacttataacacgatctcCAAAGAAATACACCGGATCAACCAATTAAACCAAAACAGTACCAtaattttgcaaaaaaaaaaaaaaaaaaaaaactaaaacgatggtaAGCATGTAATTTAGAGCTGGGGCAAAATAGTAATTTATCAGGACCAATAAGTGAGTGATAGACAATTGCTTGGGACAAAATTTACAGCTAGGAACAAAACCATTATTTTTGAACTAGGGACAAAATTCTAATTTTAAACTAAagataaaattgtaatttaaaGAAGTATTGCGCATCTTCCCTTCAGTAGTTAGAGATAATGTTTTGCTTGACAAAAAGCTCATCGACTATTTAGCAACAAGTCAAATTCTAATAACATATCTAATCAAAAtgactagtttttttttttttttttttttttttttttttcacgcAATACTTTTTTTTCCTATTTTATGTTCACGCAACAAATAAATAACAACTATACTTTACCCTTTATTATTAGCAAAACaagtataaataaaataataagataACATTATTTAATCAAGTAAGTTATGATTGACGACTCAAGTATACATACAAGTTTGTAAAACTTAAGTGCGTAGATATAAATCTACAATACACTAAACAACAAAATGCCACGTGGATATTAACATCctccccactttccttcattcATTCGAGAACTCTCTCATCTTCTATATAAAACGATCAGTAACCTCACTTATTTTACACACACATTCACATATAACCACCAAACCCTAATAATTCTCCAACTTCACATCTTCAAAGTTAGTTGAATGGCGAACAAGTTTGTGCAGAGTGATTCATCAGATCAGTTTCCTCTGTTGGCTCTGAATCATGTGTCTTTCATCTGCAAATCTGTTAGTCGATCGGTGAAGTTCTACGAGGATGTGTTGGGATTTGTTCTCGTTCGACGTCCTTCCTCCTTCGATTTCCAAGGTGCTTGGTGAGTATTCGTCTTTATTTTTAGTTTCTAAACTCAGATTTATTGATTTCATTTTGTTGCTTCTAGATCTCGTGTTTGTGGTGGTTATAAATGTTGATCCGAGCTCAACATAcgtacatatatatacacacacacacaaaatatTATGTAATATTTTTTATAACATATTTGATTTGATTCAGCATTTAAATGATGTGTGTATTTGAAAAATGTTTAGGATAAAATAGTATAATATATTAGATTGTGTTTGAGAGTTTAGTAatggaaggaaaggaaaagaaacaaaaaaaaagtaaaaatattttgtattCCAGATTTTCATTTAAAGAAGGAAAAAAAAGGAAATAGAAGGTTAATCATACTaaattatttagttttttttttcctttcgaTTTGAAAGGAAATGAGAGGAAAGACatcttttttttcctttctctTCTTCTCCTTtcttatttttacttttttttcgTTTCTATCGTTAAGTTAACTCAGAAACAGAGCGTTAGTgttaatgtgttttttttttgtgtgttaaGGGTGGGAGAGTCATGTTTTTCATCAACTCTCTCATCCAATTAGTGTCTACTGTCAAATGATATTCTTTTTCATTCAAACTTTAAGCATGCCTAAACCATGTAAAGAAAATATATCTATTTTGTCAAAACAAAAGTTTTTAGTGCAtagtttataattttttttaagtatGATTTGATAAATTTATGTTAATTTGCAAGTCAATGAAATTAATTGCCCTAAACATTTATGAATCATTATCACACCGGTCAAGGGTTCGTTTCATTATTGCAATATTTATCATTATGCACCACAAAGTTTATTAAACTGTGTTAAAATTGTCACTTTTTTACTTGATTTTCTCATCATATGTttcttaattattattattttttaaaggTTTGCGGGTAAATGCaattacatttttttttcatcatAAAATGACATGCTTTGTCGTACGATATTCATATATAATTTTGTTAGGAAGTAGTAAAATCAACCAGTGTAATGTTTTTAGTCAATGTCAGTAGGTAATCAATTTTAGCAACTTATTTTCATTTTGGCCTGGTCCATAAGCAGTCGCTATCAACTGGCCTGGTGTCACTAAAGAGAGTGTCGGGTATCAACATAATTTATAGTGGACATTAAATCACAATCCCACTATGATTTCTTTGATGAAAAATTTACAAGTCATGATAAAATGAAAGATAATATTTTCATTTTCTGCAATGATACATTTATCCCATagttttatatatgtatatatataataatttatgttacatttttttttttggtgaaaTCATACTCGAGAGAAAATATTTGGTCtgctttttattttatttatgtgaAATATTTGTTGTGTATTCtctaaaagtataaaaatttgaaagttggtaaagtttatatatataaatgttgGTATGTATTTGTTGGGATACATTATTAGTTTATTACTAGAAAGTTAAAGTACTAAAATATGGACACCGACAGAAATATGTTGTAGACTAGTGGACAGACGAAAGTACTTATTTGGAACACATGAAGGTACTGTACTATTTGGGCTTACCCTCTAAGgctagaaggtatgggggccggtttaggcccggcgccggtcccccacaccgcccctcCTGGCCCGTCCTGGCTTGACCAGCAACCCCCGGCCGTTCTCGCTGGCcctccttcttcttccttctctcacatatacctatacgtacatacatatatatacacaaaggggttcatcccccacccccttaggtccatcccctccaaaCCACTTCTACGTGGCGGTGACGTGGCGGCTCATCCTTGGAGGACTTGCCTCCTCCATACCTTCCAGTCTAAGAATTTTAAAATATACTAAAATATATCCTTGAGAATCAAGATACATACATTATTTAAATAATGATAATTAGAtagttaataattaataataacaataatataaattatattttgaaaaccttatatatttttttattataacttTAAAATATACCTATTAGGCTATTATCATCTGAGAAAAAAAAACCATTTAAACATCAGTGGTAATGTTGGTCACATAATTCACATGGAAATTATCTTGGATTATTACTTGATAATGTTTATTTGTTCTAACTAGAATTATTCCTATATGATCTAAAATAGGTTGTTCAACCATGGCATAGGAATACATTTACTAGAAATGGACACAACTCCAACAAAGAAAGCAGTGATCAATCCAAAAGATAACCACATTTCATTTCAATGCACAAACATGGATCTCATAATCAAGAAACTGGAGCAATTGGGTATCAAGTATGTCACCGCGGTCGTGAAAGAAGGCGGTGTGGAGGTCAACCAGCTCTTCTTTCATGACCCGGATGGTTACATGATCGAGATATGCAACTGTCACATTCTTCCCATGCTTCCCATTAAAAACATCCCATCCATCGAACGAATCAACCATTCGGATACCCCTTTTTACGGTATCATCTCATCTCATCTTCATGCATCTAAGTTCCAACAAGATTCAACTATTCTTTTTAATTGTATCTATCACATGTTAATATAATTGCAGAGGAATTGGTGAGGTCAAAGAAGCAGTTTTGTGGTGAGGATGAGGCACTCATGATGGAAAATTTGGTGGTTGACATGATGGGTATATCTTTTTGAGGTCACACACGTCTTTTAGTTTCACCAAGAGACCAATTTTGTCGACAATTGGTTTGTAATAAtgtctttatttatttattttagttggAAAAGTGAGTCTTAATAGTATGTATGTGTTGTACAATAGTGGTCTTTTGGGAAGAAAAAAGAACAGTATTCGTGTAGCTTTGAGATTTTATGAATCAAATTGAAGAACTTTGGTAATAtaaaaaaagatgaagaaatatcCGCAATCTAAACAACTGTGCAACATATATAACGGTTAAGCTGCAGATTTTAACCGAGATTGTGTAAGAAGCATATCACGGTTAAACTGCAGATTTTCTATATTTATATAGAAGTTTCGTCGttcgaaaaaaaaaagttaagctGCACATCACACTCCAGATGTTTTGTTTGCTGACGAAACAGATTGAATATTAAGTAAGTTGCACCAATTGTGACAACATAATgtattttatgatgatgaaacaGGATATTGACTATTAAGTATGTTGAACCAATATTTTGTGACAACATAATGTATGTGGACTAGGAAAAGATTTACTTTTAGTGAAGTTGATTGTTAGCGTCACACGACAAATAGCTTAAACGCCCAAGCAAATCATATTTTGGGAgttatatgtcacaccctggcttttgtggaagcgtgggtttatttggtgtgacttcttaataccatagcataatcacaacaatg contains the following coding sequences:
- the LOC110915845 gene encoding metallothiol transferase FosB, which translates into the protein MANKFVQSDSSDQFPLLALNHVSFICKSVSRSVKFYEDVLGFVLVRRPSSFDFQGAWLFNHGIGIHLLEMDTTPTKKAVINPKDNHISFQCTNMDLIIKKLEQLGIKYVTAVVKEGGVEVNQLFFHDPDGYMIEICNCHILPMLPIKNIPSIERINHSDTPFYEELVRSKKQFCGEDEALMMENLVVDMMGISF